The genomic segment GAGCTTGCCAGCCTAAACACGGTGAACCGCTCTTTTATCGGGACCGGTTATTACGACACGATAACGCCACCCGTCATTCAGCGTAATGTCCTGGAAAACCCCGGTTGGTATACCGCCTATACACCCTACCAGCCCGAGATTTCGCAGGGCAGGCTGGAAGCACTTCTCACGTTCCAGCAGATGATACTTGACCTCACCGGCATGGACCTGGCCAACGCCTCCATGCTGGACGAAGCCACAGCAGCGGCAGAAGCCATGACACTGCTGCAGCGGGTCAACAAAAAAAATCGCAGCGCCACTTTTCTGATTGCCGAGGACTGCCACCCCCAAACCATTGCGGTGGTGAAAACCCGGGCAGAGGCATTGGATATCGAAGTCGTTATCGGCGATTCCGGTGCACTTTTAGAGAAGCACGATGCGTTTGGCCTGTTGCTGCAATACCCCGGTACTCACGGTGACCTGGAGGATATCTCCCCTCTGATCGAAACGGCTCATGGCAAGCAGACGATGGTCGCCGTCGCTGCAGACATCATGGCGCTGTTGCTTGTCAAATCCCCGGGGGCGCTTGGCGCAGACGTGGTCGTGGGCAACAGTCAGCGCTTTGGCGTTCCGATGGGCTTCGGAGGGCCGCACGCCGCCTACTTCGCAACACGCGACGCGTACAAACGGTCCACTCCGGGGCGTATTATCGGCGTGTCCATTGATCGGCGCGGCAACCAGGCTCTGCGCATGGCCATGCAAACCCGCGAGCAACATATCCGCCGGGAAAAGGCCACCAGCAACATTTGCACCGCTCAGGCTTTGCTCGCCATCATGGCCGCTTTCTATGCTATGTATCATGGCCCAGACGGATTGCGCCGCATCGCCGACCGCATTCAGCGCCTTGCCTGCATACTGGACAAGGGTCTATCCGACGCCGGTTTCAGTAGGGATAACCCCCACTTTTTCGACACTCTGACCTACACCGTGGGAGACCAGCAACAAGGTATCATAGAGCGCGCCCTCGCCAGCGGGCTAAACCTGCGCATAATCGGGTCGGATCGCGTGGGCGTTTCGCTGGATGAGACTACCACGACCGAGGATGTAAGCGCCCTGTGGCGCGCCTTCAGCGGCGTGACTAGCGCACCCTCTGTGGCATCAGTGGATCAATCCGTCGAGGACAACGCAGGAATTCCAGAGGCCTTGCAGCGCCCGGTGGATTACCTGCAGCACCCCCTGTTTAACGATTATCACTCCGAGACGGAAATGCTGCGCTACATGCGCCGACTGGAATCCAAAGACATTGCGCTAAACCGCGCCATGATCGCACTGGGCAGCTGTACCATGAAGCTCAATGCGACCACCGAAATGATTCCGGTCACCTGGCCAGAATTCGCAGGCTTGCATCCCTTTGCCCCGCGTGATCAAACTGCAGGTTATCAGGCACTGCTTGCAGAGCTTGAAGCCATGCTGATCGAAAGCACCGGCTACGATGCGATCTCGCTGCAGCCCAATGCGGGCTCACAAGGTGAGTACGCTGGTCTGCTCGCCATTCGCCGCTACCACGAGAGCCGCGGCGAACCAGAACGCGATGTTTGCCTTATCCCCTCCTCTGCTCACGGCACCAATCCAGCCAGTGCCGCGTTGGCGGGCATGCGCGTGGTCATCGTAGCCTGTGACGAGCAAGGCAACGTGGATCTGACTGAACTGCGCGAGAAGGCGGAGCGTCACAAGGACGAATTATCCTGCATCATGGTGACTTACCCCTCAACCCACGGCGTTTTCGAGGAGAGCATCATTGAATTGTGTGACATCGTCCACCATCACGGCGGGCAGGTGTATGTCGACGGAGCCAACCTGAACGCACTGGTAGGCATCGCGGCGCCCGGAAAATTCGGCGCAGACGTATCCCACCTGAACTTGCACAAGACATTCTGTATACCGCACGGCGGCGGCGGTCCCGGCATGGGCCCAATCGGCGTGGGGGCACACCTGCAACCCTTCCTGCCCACCCATCCGTTGGTTCCACTGGCGGGTCTCGATAAAGACAATGACGTGGTCTCAGCAGCGCCCTATGGCAGTCCATCAATATTGACCATCTCCTGGGCTTACATTGCGCTCATGGGCGGCGAAGGACTGACACAAGCCACCAAGGTTGCCATACTGAGTGCCAACTATATCGCTCGTCGCCTGGGGGACCACTATCCCGTGCTTTACACCGGTGGTGCGGGTAACGTCGCCCACGAATGTATTCTCGATGTTCGGCCAATCACCGAAGAGAGCGGCATTACCGAAGAGGACATCGCCAAGCGGATGATCGATTTCGGATTCCATGCCCCCACCATGTCCTTTCCAGTCGCAGGCACACTGATGGTAGAACCTACCGAATCAGAATCACTGGCAGAAATCGATCGCTTCTGTGATGCGCTCATCGCCATTCGATCAGAAATTCATGCAGTGCAGGACGGCACACTGAAGTCAGACGACAACCCGCTGGTTAACGCACCGCACACGCTTGAGGATGTGGTATCGACCAAGTGGCAACACAGCTACGACCGTGAACAGGCGGCGTATCCTTTGGCCTCTCTGCGCCGAGACAAGTACTGGCCGCCGGTCAACCGGGTAGACAACGTATACGGTGATCGCAACTTGTTTTGTGCCTGCCCTGCCATAGAAAGCTACCAGGAAGAAAGCTGATTGCATTTTCTCCTTGGGGCCGGCGTGACCGATTGAATAGAGCCTGATCGCAGAGTTTGAAATGGCATTGCTGTTTCCGCGGTCAACCTGCATGGCATCTTGTCATTTGGTGATGAAAGGCTAAGCTATCGTGCGAAGTCACCATTATCGAACGGCGTGCACGTCGCTCGACAAAAGAGAATCGCCTATGTCCATCAGAGCCACTGCTGTTATAGCTACAACATTCATTCTGCTAGGTAGCTGCACTGGCTTGGAAAAAGATGGCAGTGATGACATCGCCGATGTCAATGCGGCACGACTAATCGCCGCCAATAGCGAGCCTGGCAGCTGGATGAGCCACGGCCGCACCTACGACGAACAGCGTTTCAGTCCACTCCACGAAATCGACAGCGACAATGTGGCCAAGCTGGGGTTGGCCTGGTCCTACGATCTGGAAACACAGCGTGGCGTCGAGGCGACATCGATTGTGGTGGATGGCGTGCTCTATGCGACCTCTGCATGGAGCATCGTGTACGCCCTTGATGCGCGCACAGGCGCGCCACTGTGGCGCTATGACCCGGGTATCGCCAGAGAGAAAGGCAAAGACGCATGTTGTGATGCGGTGAATCGTGGCGTCGCTGTATGGAAGGGGCAAGTCTTTCTCGGCGCACTGGATGGTCGCCTGATCGCACTGGATGCAAAAACCGGCGCGGTGAATTGGAGTATTGCCACCCTGGATCCTGCATTGCCCTACACCATAACCGGGGCACCACGGGTCGTAAAAGACAAGGTGCTCATCGGAAACGGTGGAGCAGAGTATGGTGTGAGAGGTTACATCAGTGCCTACAACGTGAGCGATGGCTCATTGGCCTGGCGCTTTTACACGGTCCCTACGGACCCATCACTACCCTTTGAAAACGATGCGATGGAGATGGCGGCAGAAACGTGGAACGGCCGCTGGTGGGAACTGGGCGGCGGGGGCGGTACCGTGTGGGATTCCATGGCCTACGATCCAGAACTCGATCTTCTCTACTTCGGCGTGGGTAACGGCACACCGTGGAATCAGGAGTTGCGCTCTCCCGGCGGCGGCGACAATTTGTTTCTCTCCTCTATCGTAGCGGTCAAACCCGATACAGGGGAATACGTCTGGCACTACCAGACGACGCCCGGCGAGACATGGGATTACACGGCAACGCAGCACATCATCCTCGCCGACATGGCCATTGATGGCAAAATCCGTAAAGTACTTATGCAGGCCCCAAAAAACGGCTTTTTTTATGTACTGGATCGAACCGACGGTGAGTTGATCTCGGCGCAGAACTACGTCGATATCACCTGGGCCACGCATGTCGATATGAACACCGGTCGCCCGGTCGAAGAACCCGCAGCGCGCTATCGCGAGGAGCCCTATCTCGTATTTCCCTCTTATCTGGGCGGACACAACTGGCACCCGATGTCGTTCAACCCCTCAACCGGTCTAGTATACATACCCGTTCTGGATTTCCCTGCCAGCTACGGACAGCCAGAAAATTTTCGTTACATTCCCGGTAGCGGCAACACAGGCACCAACGGTATTGTCGGCTCTTTACCCGATAGTCAGGCAGACAGAAATGCCATGCGTGCACTCATGCAAGGCCGACTGCTGGCCTGGGATCCGGTAGAACAAAAAGAGGCATGGCATGTTGAACATCGTGGCCCATGGAACGGGGGCACCTTGACGACCGCCGGCAACCTTGTCTTTCAGGGCACGGCGGACGGTAAGTTCGTGGCGTTCAGCGCTGACACTGGCGAAACCTTGTGGCGCTTCCCCACTCAAACCGGCGTCGTAGCAGCACCGGTCACCTATGAAATCGATGGTGAACAATACGTCTCCGTAAACGTCGGCTGGGGGGGCGCTTTCGCTTTGGTCTTCGGAGAGTTTGTTCAAGCGGACAGCCTGCCCAACGTAAGCCGGGTGCTGACCTTCAAGCTGGGCGCCCAGGGCGCACTGCCTCCCGTTGAGTGGCAGAGTAAGGTCGTTTTCAACCCCCCGCCGCTGAACGCCGATGAGGACACCTTGCGCAAAGGCTACGCAACTTATCAGGACCGGTGCATGGCCTGTCATGGCTTGAATGCAGTGTCCGGATTACTGATTCCAGACCTGCGCGGTTCGGCAAGACTCTGGAGCGACGACGACTGGCACAGCGTTGTTATGGCGGGCAGTCTGCGAACCAATGGCATGCCCGACATGAGCCCTTATATCAATAATGCCGAGAGCGAGGCCGTCAGGGCTTACGTTATCCAACAAGCGCATCGCGCGGCCGACCTGCGAGATGCCGGCGAGTATTAACTCTACCGTGTTTTCACTGCATCAAGGGCCCGATAATGGCCCTCGATAGTCACGATTTTATGTGGGCCCGATGGCGGGCTGCCTGTTCAGCTTGAGACGGATATCCTGTTCAACCATGTAGAGAATCGGCAGCAGCACCAGCGAAACCAACCCTCCGAATACAACGCCCCATGCCATACTCATAACCATAGGACTTATATAACTGTTCTCTCCCAAAATACCATAGGCCGTGGGTAATAAACCTACCGCGGTTGTTACTGAAGTAATAAAAATAGGCCGGAAGCGGCGAGTCGCCACCGAGACCACTTCGGATACCAACAGCGGTCCGGCCCGGTTCTTACGAGTGGCGTTCAGTGTGTGCAGCAACACCAGAGAATCATTTACCAACACGCCTACCAAACCAATTACCCCGGTAATCGCCATCATCCCCACGGACAAGCCCTGCACTAGATAGCAAATCACGACGCCGACCAAGCCAAAGGGAATGCAGAGCATGACGAGCAACGGCTGCGACGTTGAGTTGAACAGAATAACCAGCGCTGCAAAGATGGAGAGCACACAGATGATTGCTGCACCACCCAGTTCACGCAACGCCTCGCCCTGCTCTTCCAGTTCACCGCCCATGTGCACCCGCAGTTGGGGGTACGCCTGACTCCAGTTCTGCGTGGCTATCCATGCGGCAACGTCATCGTTCATGGCTTGCACACTGGTTTGGGTATTGTCGATTTCCCCGTAGACAGTCACCGTGCGTTTGCCAAAATAGTGTTTGATATCAGCTTCGCCTGGACGCACCGAAAAACGTGCAACACTGTTCAGGTACACCGCTTCCCCCGCCCTGTTGACCAAGGCTAGATTTTCCAGCGTATTGAGTTTGCCCGCCTCCGACAGGGGAAACTGCAGTCTGTAACGAACCCGCTCGTCGAGAGTCTGCACTTCATCCACCAGCAAACCGTCAACAGCAATGCGCATCGCCTGCAACAGCTGCTCCATAGTCAGGCCCCTGGCGGCGAGCAGCGTGTGATTCACATCCAGCTCCACAACGTCTTTGCCTGCATTGACGCTGCTCCAACTGCTGGTAATCCCTGCGTGGGTGCTCAGATATTGAAGCAACTTTTCCGCCGCCAGGTAGCGCTCGTCGCCAGAGCCTATTATTTCTACCTGCACCGGCTTACCGAGTACCGGCACATCCGACAGGGCCTGCACAACGAGAGAATCAAAGTCCTTTTTCGCTGCGGCCCATTCCCTTAAATCTTCTACTAGTTCGCGTGTGTTGGTGTCGCCGCTACGACGACCCAGCGGTTCCAGTTCTATAGAGATCAGAGCCCATGCGTGATTACGCCCCTCTGTAGCACCGTAGAAATCAGTATCGTGGTGCCCGATCTGACTGGTGACCGCCAGCAGATCGATTGCAGTCACCTTGTCACGCACTTCGCTCTCCAGTTTCGCCACCGCGGCCACGGTTTCTTCGAAACGACTGCCCACCGGCATCTCTACCTTGACCTGCACGGTGTCGATATCTACGTCTGGATACATACTAAAGCTTATGTTCTGGTAGCCGATGGTCATTACAACGACAAACACCAACACGAATGCACACAGAGACAGATAACGGCGTTGCAGCACCCTTTCAATTTTCGCTGAGTACCAGTCCCGTAATCGAAGGAATGTTCGCGCCCGTTCCTTGGTTACCCGATGAGGGATGTGATAAAGATGTCCTGGAAGCAGACACAAACTCTCTAACAGAGAAGCCAGCAACAGGACGATCACCGCAAGCGGAAACGGAATCATGAAATCACCGTTGGGACCATCGATAAACATCAATGGTGCAAAAGCCAGCATTGTCGTAAGAGCACTGAATATCACAGGCTGCGCGACCTGTGCGGAGCCCTCCACGCTGGCAGTGCGCACATCCACGCCCTCTTGACGCAAGCGCTGCACATTCTCACTCACCACGACAGCATCGTCTACAAGGATACCCATGAGGAGCACTATCGCCGTCAGGCTCATCGCGTTAATGGTCACGCCGATAGCCGCAAGACCGAGGAAAGACAAACACACAGCAAAAGGAATACCCACTGCAACCCAGACTGCAAAACGCAATTCCAGAAAATAACACAGGAGCAACAGCACCGAGATCAGCCCAAGTGTCGCATTGCCTCCCAACACGTCCAGCATATTGTGGGTGAGGCGTGAGATATCGGCCGTGGTGACCAGCTCAACACCGGGCGGCACCGCAACACGCTCTACAAAGGCGCGTACATTAGCCGCTGTGTGCACCTCGTCCGCCAGCGCTTTCTTGCGAGCCTGCAACGTAACGCCCATGCGCCCGTTGACCCGGGATTGCACCTCCCAATCCTCATAGTCTTCTACAATGGTGGCAATATCGCGCAAAAGAACAGCGTTACCCGGCGCACCGGAGCGGATAACCACGGCCTCTACTTCACGAGGGTTCTGAAACTGGCCCACCGCTATAATTTTTTTCTCAGCGACAAACGAGTCGATAGCGCCTCCACTCTCGCGGCGGTTACGGGATCGAATCGCTTCGATAATTTCACCATGACTAATACCCAGCCGAGCCATTTTCTCCGGCTGCAGCATAATGCGGACCTCTGCACGCCGGTAGCCGAGTTTTTCAACGCTGGCGATGCCCTCTACCTCGCGTAGGCCGTCGGAGACATTACGCGCGACATCCCGTAACAGGGCTTCTGGTACATCACCCGTGACATGCACTTCCATGATAGGAGTCATCAGTGTCGACAGCTCTTCTACTCGCGGTTTTTCCAGCAGGTCTGAGGGTAATCGAACTACAGCACGGTCTACAGCCTGCTGAATATCGCGCATGATGTCCTGTTTTGCGCCCGCATCGAGATCAAGATTAATCGTGATAACCGACAGGCTCTCCATACTGTTGGAGTAAAGTTTTTTTATGCCCTCTACCTCGAGCAGCTCCTCCTCCAATGGCAGGGTAATTGCCAATTCCACCTGTTCCGGCCCAGCCCCCGCCTTCACCGTTGTGATATTGATCACACCCATATCAACATGCGGATTATATTCATAACGCATATCGGCGATGGTCAGATAACCCAGAGTGAAAACCATCCCCATGATCATGTTGATCACAAGTGGGCGGTCGACAAACCAACCTATCAGATGATGCACAGGGCTTAGTCTCCCTGACGAACGTTAACCGGAGTGCCGTCAAGCAACCTAGACTGTCCCCCGATAATCACACTGTCACCGGGCTCGAGCCCCGAAATAATGCGCAGACGATTACTGAACCCAGCTGCCAACAAAGGCTCGCGCATTCGGGCCACACCATCTTCCACAACAAACACAACACTTCGTCGGTTCCTGTCGACAAGCGCCTCCTCTGGTAACAGCAACGCATCGGGAAAGCTAACACCTTGCAAGGTAGCGCTGGCAGTCATACCCGGCCGCAGCCTGAGTGCGTCGTCGGTGAGTATTAATTTAACTGGAAAGTTTCCCGTCTTGGGATCCGCATTCACGCCTACCCACTCCACACGGGCAGCGTAATCCCTGTCAACAAACGCAGTGGCATTTACACGGGCATCGCCACCGGGGTGTACATTGGAAATATCGGCTTCACTCACCCAGGCCTGCATCCGCAGACCATGCACCGCCTGCAATTTGACCAGGCTGGCGCCGGCCTGCACCGACTCCCCCTCCTCAACAGCTCGCACGTCCACCAGACCATCGGTGGGACTGTAAATTCGCGTATCCGCCAACTCCCGCTCAGCCAGCTGACCACTGGCTACTGCCTGCTGAAAAGCCGCAGCTGCGCCATCCACATTTAACTGTGCATTATCCAACACCTCGCGAGACACAGACTCACGCTCAGCCAGATCCTTGCGACGCTTTAAGCGCAGCCGTGCCTCTTCCAATGTCGCTTTGGCACGCTGCACTGCCTGGTTGGCCTGATCTAGCGCTAGCTGCCTTTTCTGGTCATCCAGCTCGAGGAGAAGCTGTCCAGACTGTACGCGGTCACCTTCCTTAATATGAACGGCCTTTACAGTGCCGGATAGCTCCGCGGCGACATCAACCTCCTCCAGCGCTTCGACCACGCCAAAACTGGCTATTTCACCCTGCCAGTCCCGAGCCTCTAACACCACGGTCTCCACCACCGCCTGGACAGAGGGGTCGCTCGACACATCATCGCCAGGATCGGGCGTATCCGAGCAGGCTGCAAGAAAAAATAATCCCAGCGCACAAACACACCGGCGAGAGACTAACGACAAAGACAAGGAGAACATGATCAATGGGTATCCTTTCGGCTTATTTTCCTCATATCACCGGTATCGTACCGTTTGATGGCAAAGAATCCACCCAGCAAAAAATCACCGTCGGGAAGAAATACCGTTATACCGCCCCAGGTATTCCACAATACACTGTCATCCGGGAACTCCCACGTCGCTTTTTTTTCACCGGTTTTCCAGTCGGCCGCGAAATATTCATAATTATCATCGCGTTTATTGGCGATATACACCAAGCCGTTAGCGGTCGACACGGCAGGGGGCATCCAATCAGTGTTATCTACATCATCAATACCCCAGGACTCGATAAAGCGGTTCTCCCCGGGCAGCCATTCGTACTTCTGTATGCCCCGCGGCGGCTCACGCGTGGTACCCGCCAAAAAGGCATTGCTAATGAGATCCATCGGGATCGGACCTGGCTCCGGATACGTGCTGTTCACGACAAGTACACCATTACCGTAAACCACAGGAGACGCCTCTACCGTGGTCTTGCTGAGACGGAAGGAAATCTGGTCAGCTATACGTCGGGACTGCGTCCCTGGCTTTTGCTTGAAATCCTGCGGAATTTTATTGCGCCAGAAAGCCACTATCTGTGCATTTTCAGCATTACCGTCGGAGATTACCACCAGCTTGTCTTCGTCATCACCGAAACCCAGCAGTGAAGGGGTGGTTCCAGAGCCATGCGAAGCTGCACCCATATCAGTCGCCATACCCCGGGGCATCACATCGTAAGGCGAACTCCATGCGCCGTCTTCAGCATTCTGCGATAGCGCCGATCCTGTCCACACCAATTTATGCATGTTCACTGACGTCACAACGTAGATGCCGTTATCGCGATCCACTGCAATAGAGTTCTCCACCAGCTCCCCGGGAAACAAGTGATAGTCCACTACGTTCAGTTCGCGGTCTGTGATAATGACTGCCCCCGCCGCCGCGGCGACTATAAAACCATCGTAAGTCATATTAATGCCCAGTATGCGATCAATGCCTTTCGCATCGTCGCGCGGTAGCTGCGAGACAATGTTGGCATACTGCAAAGGCACTAACGGCTCCTCCACCTCGTTCTGGTCGAAGGATTTCACCAGGTGCTGCCTATCGTAAAACGTATAGTGGTAGCCGTCCCTGTCGAAGAGCGCATAGGCGCCGGAGGGCATGGTGCGCATATTAATATTGAATTTGTAGTACATCAGCAGAGAATTGAACAGTAACCGCCAGTCCTGCTTGGCACGACGCTTTTCATCGATTGCATTCATAACCTCGGCAATACGCGCGTCGGTCACCTCTGCGTGCACCGACTCCCTATTGGGGTAAGGCACACTGGATACGACACTGAAATCATCACCTGTGGCGCGCACCTTGATCAGACCCATGGGCGTCGAGGCGACCACTACCGTCTCTTCACCAACCCGTTTATAGATCGGAGCAGAGCACCAGACCACCGGCACTGTCTGGGCCTGATCGTAACGAATACGACCACCTATGGTGGGGCCATCTACCGGCGTCACATCGGTTTGCGCAGGATCGTGATGCGAGATGGCATAGGGACTGTCGGCAATCCATGGATTAGCAGGGATGCCGTTATCAGCAGCTACTGCCAATATTGCGTACGATCCCTGTAACGCGAACAAAATCAACGCGACCAACGCGTTACGCATGACTATCTGCCTCGATTAACGGAATACCCCACAGTATTGGACAGGCGACCGGCGCAGTCCATGACCCAGACGGCGATAAATTGGTGATTTCAGTATACATACAACCCGACTCGCCACTGCACGCCGCGCTGCGCCATATCAACGATAATGAAAAGAATAGGCTTCGTATTGGGACCCATGATCCACGTCGGCTTTCTTGCGTGACAGCCGCCGAGGCTTACGCAGACTGATCACAACCGCAGAATCCGCCTCGCAATACGCTCGATGCGTCTCCAGATTCAACCCCCGGTTCGCCTCGGGCGACAAGCACCACCTTGCCGCTTGGATCAAAATACTGGGCAATTTTCGCAGTGTTCATGGTATCTTCCGTAACAGTTTGGATAACATCAGGCCGCCAATTTCACTGCAAGTCTAGCGCGTTTCTAACATAACGTGGCAGCTTGTAGCGTACGAACCGGCGCACGCTTTTCAGGGAGTACATGGGTACACAATTTGTCATCGTGGGCGCACCGCGTACCGGCAGCACCCTGTTGGTCAGGACTCTCGACAGCCTGCAGGATATCTGTTGCCACGGCGAGCTGTTAGCGGACGCGGTACGCGGCTATCAGGACGGCTTCGACCCCGAATCTGCGACCGCAGAGGAGCGAGGTGCACGGGCAGCTCGCTTGCTGCAGCAAAGAGACCACAACACGGTGGGATTTATCCGCACCGCGCTTGACACGCCCTCTGAGGCAACCGGATTCAAGGCGTTGTACGGCAACCTGCTCAACCCGCGCTGGCACGATGTCGTGAACATGCTAACCGTCGAAAAGGTCATACACTTTATACACCTTAAACGGCAGAACACGCTGCGAAGATATATTTCGGAAAAAATACTGCAGGCGGGCGGCCCAAATCACTCTGGCGCAGGGGGGCGCAGTGATAACAGAATGCGGGTTCACATCGACATTGATGCCTATCAACGCGATACAGAGGCTGCAGCGGCGGAAGAACAATCGGTAACCGCCCTACTCGGTGATAACGCCCTGCTCCAGCTTACCTACGAACAACTCGCCGCGGATACGGCCGCTACCGTCGCAGCTGTTTGCCAGTTTTTGCACGTTGAGACATTCTCAATGAATATCGCGCCCGCCCTTGAGAAAGTGGGCGCCACTGATTTGAACGAAACCGTCAGTAACTTCGATGAACTACTTACCCACCCTGCCACACGCGACCTCGCGGTGAGTGACTGACGAACCTATCAAGGACCGAGC from the Candidatus Marimicrobium litorale genome contains:
- a CDS encoding efflux RND transporter permease subunit, coding for MHHLIGWFVDRPLVINMIMGMVFTLGYLTIADMRYEYNPHVDMGVINITTVKAGAGPEQVELAITLPLEEELLEVEGIKKLYSNSMESLSVITINLDLDAGAKQDIMRDIQQAVDRAVVRLPSDLLEKPRVEELSTLMTPIMEVHVTGDVPEALLRDVARNVSDGLREVEGIASVEKLGYRRAEVRIMLQPEKMARLGISHGEIIEAIRSRNRRESGGAIDSFVAEKKIIAVGQFQNPREVEAVVIRSGAPGNAVLLRDIATIVEDYEDWEVQSRVNGRMGVTLQARKKALADEVHTAANVRAFVERVAVPPGVELVTTADISRLTHNMLDVLGGNATLGLISVLLLLCYFLELRFAVWVAVGIPFAVCLSFLGLAAIGVTINAMSLTAIVLLMGILVDDAVVVSENVQRLRQEGVDVRTASVEGSAQVAQPVIFSALTTMLAFAPLMFIDGPNGDFMIPFPLAVIVLLLASLLESLCLLPGHLYHIPHRVTKERARTFLRLRDWYSAKIERVLQRRYLSLCAFVLVFVVVMTIGYQNISFSMYPDVDIDTVQVKVEMPVGSRFEETVAAVAKLESEVRDKVTAIDLLAVTSQIGHHDTDFYGATEGRNHAWALISIELEPLGRRSGDTNTRELVEDLREWAAAKKDFDSLVVQALSDVPVLGKPVQVEIIGSGDERYLAAEKLLQYLSTHAGITSSWSSVNAGKDVVELDVNHTLLAARGLTMEQLLQAMRIAVDGLLVDEVQTLDERVRYRLQFPLSEAGKLNTLENLALVNRAGEAVYLNSVARFSVRPGEADIKHYFGKRTVTVYGEIDNTQTSVQAMNDDVAAWIATQNWSQAYPQLRVHMGGELEEQGEALRELGGAAIICVLSIFAALVILFNSTSQPLLVMLCIPFGLVGVVICYLVQGLSVGMMAITGVIGLVGVLVNDSLVLLHTLNATRKNRAGPLLVSEVVSVATRRFRPIFITSVTTAVGLLPTAYGILGENSYISPMVMSMAWGVVFGGLVSLVLLPILYMVEQDIRLKLNRQPAIGPT
- a CDS encoding efflux RND transporter periplasmic adaptor subunit; amino-acid sequence: MFSLSLSLVSRRCVCALGLFFLAACSDTPDPGDDVSSDPSVQAVVETVVLEARDWQGEIASFGVVEALEEVDVAAELSGTVKAVHIKEGDRVQSGQLLLELDDQKRQLALDQANQAVQRAKATLEEARLRLKRRKDLAERESVSREVLDNAQLNVDGAAAAFQQAVASGQLAERELADTRIYSPTDGLVDVRAVEEGESVQAGASLVKLQAVHGLRMQAWVSEADISNVHPGGDARVNATAFVDRDYAARVEWVGVNADPKTGNFPVKLILTDDALRLRPGMTASATLQGVSFPDALLLPEEALVDRNRRSVVFVVEDGVARMREPLLAAGFSNRLRIISGLEPGDSVIIGGQSRLLDGTPVNVRQGD
- a CDS encoding PQQ-dependent dehydrogenase, methanol/ethanol family, whose translation is MSIRATAVIATTFILLGSCTGLEKDGSDDIADVNAARLIAANSEPGSWMSHGRTYDEQRFSPLHEIDSDNVAKLGLAWSYDLETQRGVEATSIVVDGVLYATSAWSIVYALDARTGAPLWRYDPGIAREKGKDACCDAVNRGVAVWKGQVFLGALDGRLIALDAKTGAVNWSIATLDPALPYTITGAPRVVKDKVLIGNGGAEYGVRGYISAYNVSDGSLAWRFYTVPTDPSLPFENDAMEMAAETWNGRWWELGGGGGTVWDSMAYDPELDLLYFGVGNGTPWNQELRSPGGGDNLFLSSIVAVKPDTGEYVWHYQTTPGETWDYTATQHIILADMAIDGKIRKVLMQAPKNGFFYVLDRTDGELISAQNYVDITWATHVDMNTGRPVEEPAARYREEPYLVFPSYLGGHNWHPMSFNPSTGLVYIPVLDFPASYGQPENFRYIPGSGNTGTNGIVGSLPDSQADRNAMRALMQGRLLAWDPVEQKEAWHVEHRGPWNGGTLTTAGNLVFQGTADGKFVAFSADTGETLWRFPTQTGVVAAPVTYEIDGEQYVSVNVGWGGAFALVFGEFVQADSLPNVSRVLTFKLGAQGALPPVEWQSKVVFNPPPLNADEDTLRKGYATYQDRCMACHGLNAVSGLLIPDLRGSARLWSDDDWHSVVMAGSLRTNGMPDMSPYINNAESEAVRAYVIQQAHRAADLRDAGEY
- the gcvP gene encoding aminomethyl-transferring glycine dehydrogenase gives rise to the protein MSRPSLIDLENRSDFIRRHIGPTQQQQTEMARAIGYDSLDALIDATVPAAIRRAPMNLPGAQSEQQVIQRLRELASLNTVNRSFIGTGYYDTITPPVIQRNVLENPGWYTAYTPYQPEISQGRLEALLTFQQMILDLTGMDLANASMLDEATAAAEAMTLLQRVNKKNRSATFLIAEDCHPQTIAVVKTRAEALDIEVVIGDSGALLEKHDAFGLLLQYPGTHGDLEDISPLIETAHGKQTMVAVAADIMALLLVKSPGALGADVVVGNSQRFGVPMGFGGPHAAYFATRDAYKRSTPGRIIGVSIDRRGNQALRMAMQTREQHIRREKATSNICTAQALLAIMAAFYAMYHGPDGLRRIADRIQRLACILDKGLSDAGFSRDNPHFFDTLTYTVGDQQQGIIERALASGLNLRIIGSDRVGVSLDETTTTEDVSALWRAFSGVTSAPSVASVDQSVEDNAGIPEALQRPVDYLQHPLFNDYHSETEMLRYMRRLESKDIALNRAMIALGSCTMKLNATTEMIPVTWPEFAGLHPFAPRDQTAGYQALLAELEAMLIESTGYDAISLQPNAGSQGEYAGLLAIRRYHESRGEPERDVCLIPSSAHGTNPASAALAGMRVVIVACDEQGNVDLTELREKAERHKDELSCIMVTYPSTHGVFEESIIELCDIVHHHGGQVYVDGANLNALVGIAAPGKFGADVSHLNLHKTFCIPHGGGGPGMGPIGVGAHLQPFLPTHPLVPLAGLDKDNDVVSAAPYGSPSILTISWAYIALMGGEGLTQATKVAILSANYIARRLGDHYPVLYTGGAGNVAHECILDVRPITEESGITEEDIAKRMIDFGFHAPTMSFPVAGTLMVEPTESESLAEIDRFCDALIAIRSEIHAVQDGTLKSDDNPLVNAPHTLEDVVSTKWQHSYDREQAAYPLASLRRDKYWPPVNRVDNVYGDRNLFCACPAIESYQEES
- a CDS encoding Stf0 family sulfotransferase, coding for MGTQFVIVGAPRTGSTLLVRTLDSLQDICCHGELLADAVRGYQDGFDPESATAEERGARAARLLQQRDHNTVGFIRTALDTPSEATGFKALYGNLLNPRWHDVVNMLTVEKVIHFIHLKRQNTLRRYISEKILQAGGPNHSGAGGRSDNRMRVHIDIDAYQRDTEAAAAEEQSVTALLGDNALLQLTYEQLAADTAATVAAVCQFLHVETFSMNIAPALEKVGATDLNETVSNFDELLTHPATRDLAVSD